A section of the Anabaena cylindrica PCC 7122 genome encodes:
- a CDS encoding winged helix-turn-helix domain-containing protein, whose translation MYTSELTKYSAKTDLGQTSRILVVEDEELIREMLVVALEEEGYGVITATDGRAAIEYLKSCEPNSGELPFDLVLLDLMLPQINGLDICRLLRHQGNSVPILMLSAKGGETDRVLGLEVGADDYLTKPFSMRELVARCRALLRRQQRLSIVPQIPVLKYKEISLNPQECRVLVRGQEVNLSPKEFRLLELFMSYARRVWSREQLLDQVWGPDFVGDSKTVDVHIRWLREKLEEDPSHPEYIVTVRGFGYRFG comes from the coding sequence ATGTATACCAGCGAATTAACTAAGTATTCTGCCAAAACGGATCTTGGACAAACCAGCCGCATTCTCGTAGTGGAAGATGAAGAACTCATCCGGGAAATGCTTGTTGTGGCCTTAGAAGAAGAAGGGTATGGAGTGATCACTGCTACTGATGGACGAGCAGCTATAGAATACCTCAAAAGCTGCGAACCCAATTCTGGAGAATTACCCTTTGATTTGGTGCTTTTAGATTTGATGCTGCCGCAAATTAATGGGCTGGATATCTGTCGTCTGTTGCGTCATCAAGGCAACTCTGTCCCAATTTTGATGTTAAGTGCCAAAGGTGGTGAAACTGACCGGGTGCTGGGTTTAGAAGTGGGAGCAGATGACTACCTGACTAAACCATTTAGTATGAGGGAATTGGTGGCTCGCTGTCGCGCTTTACTGCGCCGTCAACAACGTTTAAGTATTGTGCCGCAAATTCCAGTACTAAAGTATAAGGAGATTAGCTTAAATCCTCAAGAGTGCCGGGTGCTGGTTCGTGGCCAAGAGGTAAATCTATCACCTAAAGAATTCCGCTTACTGGAACTGTTTATGAGTTATGCTCGCCGGGTATGGTCACGAGAGCAACTACTAGATCAGGTTTGGGGTCCAGATTTTGTCGGTGATAGCAAAACTGTGGATGTTCATATCCGCTGGTTACGGGAAAAGCTAGAGGAAGACCCCAGTCATCCAGAATATATTGTGACTGTGAGAGGTTTTGGCTATCGGTTTGGCTAA
- a CDS encoding sensor histidine kinase, translating into MLLLGFFLGLVVGIGFLLWQQVQMNGYLEQVLQPLSSRSGRIGLPLLPRLRQEMSMVKRQRQDLQLSLETYKELLDFAPLGYLQVDEENQLLWCNQQAREILHLQRWQPGQIRLLLELVRSYELDQLIEQTRDWQKPQVREWVFHPSRENATAMLELKPLTLQASSLPLVAGQVGVFLENRQPLLDMNQQRDRSFSDLAHELRTPLTSIRLVAETLQSRLEPPLDRWVNRLMQEVDRLINLVQSWLELTQMETNSTMQLHLETVEVRSLIASVWETLEPLAKHQNLNISYSGLENIYIQGDKSRIYQVFVNLLDNSIKYSPPGTTIYIEINIISVNKLLNSNAFSDRNSQILEINIIDSGIGFAATDLPHVFERFYRGDKARHHESLPQGQTTTAITGSGLGLAIVQQMVIAHGGEIKAMNHPETGGAWMQIHLPSIMANSPKQDYS; encoded by the coding sequence ATGCTTTTATTAGGATTTTTTCTGGGTTTAGTGGTCGGTATTGGATTCTTGTTGTGGCAACAGGTGCAAATGAACGGCTATTTGGAGCAAGTACTCCAGCCGTTAAGTTCCCGTTCTGGTAGGATAGGGTTGCCTTTGTTACCACGCTTACGGCAAGAAATGTCAATGGTGAAGCGACAAAGGCAAGATTTGCAGTTGTCGTTGGAAACTTACAAGGAATTACTAGATTTTGCACCTCTAGGATATTTGCAAGTAGATGAAGAAAATCAATTGCTATGGTGTAATCAACAGGCGCGGGAGATCTTGCATCTGCAAAGGTGGCAACCAGGACAGATACGTTTGTTGTTAGAGTTGGTAAGGTCTTATGAACTTGATCAGTTAATTGAACAAACTCGTGATTGGCAAAAGCCGCAAGTGCGAGAATGGGTTTTTCACCCGTCTCGTGAAAATGCTACAGCTATGTTAGAGTTAAAGCCTTTGACTTTACAGGCTTCTAGTTTACCTTTGGTGGCAGGACAAGTGGGGGTATTTTTAGAAAATCGCCAACCGTTGCTAGATATGAATCAGCAGCGCGATCGCTCTTTTTCTGATTTAGCTCATGAATTGAGAACTCCCCTGACTTCTATTCGTTTGGTAGCAGAAACTCTCCAATCCCGCTTAGAACCACCTTTGGATCGTTGGGTTAACCGTTTGATGCAAGAAGTGGATCGGCTGATTAATTTAGTGCAAAGTTGGTTAGAACTGACGCAAATGGAAACAAATTCCACCATGCAATTGCATCTAGAAACAGTGGAAGTGCGATCGCTCATCGCTTCGGTGTGGGAAACTCTAGAACCACTTGCAAAACATCAAAATCTGAATATTTCCTATTCTGGACTCGAAAACATCTACATTCAAGGCGATAAATCTCGTATTTACCAAGTATTTGTCAATTTATTGGATAATAGTATCAAATACAGCCCCCCAGGGACAACTATTTACATTGAAATTAATATTATCTCTGTTAATAAATTGCTCAATAGCAATGCTTTTAGCGATCGCAACTCTCAAATCTTGGAAATTAATATCATTGACTCCGGTATTGGTTTTGCTGCAACTGATTTACCCCATGTGTTTGAGCGATTTTATCGAGGAGATAAAGCCAGACATCATGAGTCACTTCCTCAAGGCCAAACAACAACAGCAATTACTGGTAGTGGCTTGGGTTTAGCGATCGTCCAGCAGATGGTTATCGCCCACGGTGGAGAAATCAAAGCCATGAACCATCCAGAAACAGGTGGCGCTTGGATGCAAATTCATCTACCAAGCATAATGGCAAACTCACCAAAGCAAGATTATAGTTAA
- a CDS encoding S-layer homology domain-containing protein translates to MLNLNRLQSQTALLMALSVTVGTVAPLITATPSLAQTSFSDVSSNYWASQFIQQLSQRGVIAGFPDGTFRPEEPVTRAQFAAMINKAFNKSAQRQPINFNDVPTNYWAYSAIRQAYTIGFLSGYPGNVFRPNQAIPREQVLVSLANGLEYAATSNVESTLGYFNDSTSISGYARTPIAAATERKIVVNYPNVNFLNPGVTASRAQVAAFIYQALVSSNQATAINSPYIVALQTTPPPLTSITIPQGTTIPVKYEKAEKILVTKDETAPLTLTTSQNVITQDGAVVIPAGSQVIGELRPAQGGSQFVAQRLVLPSGQQYNISATSDVITKTETVRKGTSTSSIIKNTVLGAGAAAAVSAVTGDRAIATEEVLGGAGIGALIGLFFGKNSVDLITIEPNTDLQMTINQNLLISFQ, encoded by the coding sequence ATGTTAAATTTAAATCGCTTGCAATCACAAACAGCCCTATTGATGGCCTTGAGTGTCACAGTGGGTACTGTAGCACCCTTAATAACAGCTACACCCTCCCTAGCTCAAACTAGTTTTTCAGATGTCTCATCTAACTACTGGGCATCACAATTTATTCAACAATTATCACAACGGGGTGTAATTGCAGGATTTCCTGATGGTACATTCCGTCCAGAAGAACCGGTTACACGCGCTCAATTTGCCGCGATGATTAACAAGGCTTTTAATAAGTCAGCACAACGGCAACCAATCAATTTTAACGACGTACCCACTAATTATTGGGCATACAGTGCCATTAGACAGGCTTACACCATCGGTTTCCTATCTGGATATCCAGGCAATGTTTTCAGACCAAACCAAGCTATTCCCCGCGAACAAGTTTTAGTTTCTCTGGCTAACGGTTTGGAATATGCTGCTACTAGTAATGTTGAAAGCACCTTGGGATACTTCAACGATTCCACTAGTATTTCTGGTTATGCCCGCACCCCCATCGCTGCGGCAACAGAAAGAAAAATTGTAGTCAACTATCCTAACGTTAACTTCCTCAATCCCGGTGTTACTGCTTCTAGGGCGCAGGTAGCAGCTTTTATTTACCAAGCATTGGTGAGTTCTAATCAAGCTACAGCAATTAACTCACCTTATATTGTTGCTCTGCAAACTACTCCGCCACCACTGACATCTATCACCATTCCCCAAGGAACTACTATTCCTGTGAAGTATGAGAAGGCGGAAAAAATTCTTGTCACCAAAGATGAAACTGCACCTTTAACTTTGACAACATCACAAAATGTGATTACCCAAGATGGTGCGGTAGTGATTCCTGCTGGTAGCCAGGTTATAGGTGAACTCAGACCAGCACAGGGTGGTTCTCAATTTGTGGCTCAGAGATTAGTTTTGCCATCCGGTCAACAATATAACATTAGTGCAACTTCTGATGTGATCACCAAAACCGAAACTGTGAGAAAGGGAACTAGCACTAGTTCAATTATCAAAAATACCGTATTGGGTGCAGGAGCAGCAGCGGCGGTATCTGCGGTGACAGGCGATCGCGCTATTGCCACAGAAGAAGTGCTAGGAGGTGCTGGTATTGGGGCGCTAATTGGTCTTTTCTTCGGTAAGAATAGCGTTGATTTAATCACCATTGAACCCAACACCGATTTACAAATGACAATTAATCAAAACCTGTTAATCTCCTTCCAATAA
- the hisA gene encoding 1-(5-phosphoribosyl)-5-[(5-phosphoribosylamino)methylideneamino]imidazole-4-carboxamide isomerase, with translation MEVIPAIDLLEGRCVRLYKGDYERSQVFSENPVEVAKLWAEQGATRLHLVDLDGAKAGKIVNLAAIEAITNAVSIPIEVGGGLRDRSSVQQLFNLGVNWAILGTVAVEQPQLVQQLCQEFPQQIIVGIDARNGLVATRGWLETSEILATQLATQMQELGAAAIIYTDINRDGTLEGPNLDALRELAAAISIPIIASGGVSSITDLLSLLALEPQGVTGVIVGKALYTEDIILKEALRAIGPGRIQDIPPNLDFSSFA, from the coding sequence ATGGAAGTAATACCAGCAATTGATTTACTCGAAGGTCGTTGTGTGCGACTTTATAAAGGAGACTATGAGCGATCGCAAGTATTTAGCGAAAACCCCGTCGAAGTTGCCAAACTATGGGCAGAACAAGGTGCGACAAGATTGCATTTAGTTGATTTAGATGGCGCAAAAGCCGGAAAAATCGTTAACTTAGCCGCAATTGAAGCTATCACTAACGCGGTTTCTATCCCCATTGAAGTAGGTGGGGGATTGCGCGATCGCTCCAGTGTGCAACAATTATTTAATCTCGGCGTAAATTGGGCAATTCTCGGCACCGTTGCTGTCGAACAACCCCAGCTAGTTCAACAACTCTGTCAAGAATTTCCCCAACAGATTATAGTTGGCATAGATGCCCGTAATGGTTTAGTTGCAACTCGCGGTTGGTTAGAAACCTCTGAAATTTTAGCCACCCAACTCGCTACCCAAATGCAAGAACTAGGTGCAGCAGCCATTATTTACACCGATATCAACCGTGATGGTACTTTAGAAGGGCCAAATCTGGACGCATTACGAGAACTCGCAGCTGCAATTTCCATTCCTATCATCGCTTCTGGTGGTGTAAGTTCAATTACCGACTTGTTAAGTTTATTAGCCTTAGAACCCCAAGGTGTAACAGGCGTAATAGTTGGCAAAGCTTTGTATACTGAAGATATTATCCTCAAAGAAGCATTACGTGCGATCGGACCAGGACGCATTCAAGATATTCCACCCAACTTAGATTTTTCTAGCTTTGCTTGA
- a CDS encoding iron uptake porin — MTKLFWNILKVSPVIAATFLSANSALAAEVNEQATSVAQLSKESNSIGQVTSVSQFSDVQPTDWAFQALQSLVERYGCIAGYPNGTYRGNRALTRYEFAAGLNACLDRVNELIATATADMVNKEDLATLQRLQEEFSAELATLRGRVDALEARTAELEANQFSTTTKLKGEAIFALSGAFGDKKADGSGDDLQDNVTFSDRVRLSLESSFTGTDRLQVRLQARNNIQFDGARTGTSMTRLGFDGNNNNSVELDQLNYAFNFGENIRVKVDAVGGDFYDFFNSFNPDFSSSGSGSISRYGRFSPIYRHGGEAGLQVQFNPKGKISLGVGYLANEANNPSAGSGLLDGNYAALAQLEFKPSNKLGIGLTYVRSYYGSSQNIFDSTGSSFANRVVNNEPASLNNYGVQASFKATDKITVGGWGGYSDVKSETTNKSADVWYWAATLGIKDFGRQGNTLGLIFGQPPKATSTSNIANGDDNGTSYHIEGLYKMKISDNILITPGLLVILNPEHNDNRDTIYIGTLRTTFSF, encoded by the coding sequence ATGACAAAACTATTTTGGAATATCCTCAAGGTAAGTCCAGTTATTGCAGCTACATTTTTGTCTGCGAATAGCGCGTTAGCGGCTGAAGTTAACGAACAAGCAACCAGCGTTGCTCAGTTGTCCAAAGAATCAAACAGCATCGGTCAAGTAACTTCCGTTTCTCAATTTTCCGACGTACAACCTACAGACTGGGCGTTTCAAGCTTTGCAGTCTTTGGTTGAGCGTTATGGCTGTATTGCAGGTTATCCCAACGGTACATACCGTGGTAATCGTGCTTTGACCCGGTATGAATTTGCAGCTGGTTTGAATGCCTGCTTAGACCGGGTTAACGAACTGATTGCTACAGCTACCGCTGACATGGTAAACAAAGAAGATTTAGCTACCTTACAGCGTTTACAAGAAGAATTTTCCGCTGAATTAGCAACCCTGCGCGGTCGTGTTGATGCTTTAGAAGCTCGTACTGCTGAATTAGAAGCTAATCAATTCTCCACCACCACCAAACTGAAGGGTGAGGCTATTTTTGCTTTGTCTGGTGCTTTTGGTGACAAAAAAGCTGATGGTAGTGGTGATGACTTACAAGATAATGTAACTTTCTCTGACCGGGTACGCTTAAGCTTAGAAAGCAGCTTTACTGGTACAGACAGGCTACAAGTTCGTCTACAAGCTCGCAATAATATCCAATTTGATGGTGCTAGAACCGGTACGAGTATGACTCGTCTTGGTTTTGATGGCAATAACAACAACAGCGTTGAACTTGACCAGTTGAACTATGCCTTTAACTTTGGTGAAAATATCAGAGTAAAAGTTGACGCTGTCGGTGGAGACTTCTACGACTTCTTCAATAGCTTTAACCCAGATTTCAGTAGCAGTGGTAGCGGTTCTATATCTCGCTATGGTCGTTTCAGCCCCATCTATCGTCATGGTGGCGAAGCTGGTTTACAAGTTCAGTTTAATCCCAAAGGAAAAATTAGCCTTGGCGTTGGTTACTTAGCAAACGAAGCTAATAATCCTAGTGCTGGTAGTGGCTTATTGGATGGTAACTATGCAGCACTGGCTCAATTGGAATTTAAACCCAGCAATAAATTGGGTATTGGCTTGACCTATGTACGTAGCTACTATGGTTCTTCTCAGAACATCTTTGATAGCACCGGTAGTAGTTTTGCTAACAGAGTAGTTAACAATGAACCGGCCTCTTTAAACAACTACGGTGTGCAAGCAAGCTTTAAAGCCACTGACAAAATTACAGTTGGTGGTTGGGGCGGTTATTCTGATGTAAAATCAGAAACTACAAACAAGAGTGCTGATGTTTGGTATTGGGCTGCCACCCTTGGCATAAAAGACTTCGGTAGACAAGGTAACACTTTAGGTCTAATCTTCGGTCAACCACCTAAAGCTACCAGCACTAGCAATATTGCTAATGGAGACGACAACGGTACTTCTTATCATATAGAAGGTCTGTACAAGATGAAGATTTCTGACAACATTCTGATTACACCTGGTTTGTTAGTGATTTTGAATCCTGAACATAACGATAACAGAGACACAATTTACATTGGTACTCTGCGTACCACCTTCAGCTTCTAA
- a CDS encoding Crp/Fnr family transcriptional regulator, giving the protein MTYSTNQTLRSPENKQFPQHLFTRRSVIPIGNDVLWRIDRGIVRTSTWNENGAAITLGYWGLGDIVGHPLSKVKPYQIECLTSVEASIVPPNIWHEDINSLLCHIQQAEELISILHRKPTSLKLWQFLVWLSEKFGRDLEQGKLIDLNITHQDISEVLNTTRVTVTRLLQKFEEEGKILRYKRSIVLNLPPKLTRGQLD; this is encoded by the coding sequence ATGACGTATTCTACTAACCAAACCCTAAGATCTCCTGAGAATAAACAATTTCCCCAACATTTATTTACTCGTCGGTCAGTAATTCCCATCGGCAATGATGTTTTATGGCGTATTGATCGCGGTATAGTTCGTACCTCAACCTGGAATGAAAATGGAGCAGCTATCACCTTAGGATATTGGGGCTTAGGAGATATAGTTGGCCATCCTTTATCCAAAGTCAAACCCTACCAAATTGAATGTTTAACAAGTGTCGAGGCGAGCATTGTTCCTCCTAACATTTGGCATGAAGATATCAACTCTTTGTTATGCCACATTCAACAAGCAGAAGAACTGATAAGCATACTACATCGAAAACCAACTTCCCTCAAATTGTGGCAATTTTTAGTGTGGTTAAGTGAAAAATTTGGTCGTGACTTAGAACAGGGTAAACTAATTGATCTAAATATAACTCATCAGGATATATCAGAGGTACTCAACACAACTAGAGTCACAGTTACACGCCTATTGCAGAAATTTGAAGAAGAAGGAAAAATATTACGTTACAAACGGAGTATAGTTCTGAACTTACCACCCAAGTTAACAAGAGGGCAATTGGATTAG
- a CDS encoding DUF3593 domain-containing protein produces the protein MISKETLFALSLFPYLGFLWFISRSPQMPRLALYGFYGTLVFVGVTIPAGIYAKVAYGEQLANIDWLHGGAEVFLTLANIVLVLGFRQAVRDLGDRQETQGAGGREQEKDNYLL, from the coding sequence ATGATATCAAAAGAAACCCTTTTTGCCCTTTCTCTGTTTCCCTATTTGGGTTTCTTGTGGTTTATCAGCCGCAGTCCGCAAATGCCACGTTTAGCCCTATATGGATTTTACGGTACTTTGGTATTCGTCGGCGTTACTATCCCCGCAGGTATTTATGCCAAAGTCGCTTATGGAGAACAATTAGCCAATATAGATTGGTTACATGGTGGTGCAGAGGTCTTTTTAACTCTTGCCAACATTGTACTAGTGTTAGGTTTTCGCCAAGCAGTGCGAGATTTAGGTGACAGGCAGGAAACGCAGGGGGCAGGGGGCAGGGAGCAGGAGAAAGATAATTATTTACTGTAA
- the phoU gene encoding phosphate signaling complex protein PhoU encodes MKAVIHDSNSEKSQPVRAVRRLERDVLRMGALVEQSFRLSHQALFARDLTAAEELPRLDKKIDRFYRQIESDCTSIMTVQAPTAQDLRCLSAYMQLVRDLERIGDYAKDLAKIAIKIFPYPPHDTLPEIALMSHHAQAMLATSLVALADLDEVSGRRIKYLDDAVDNAYEHLYQILAYQRDVPGIIEPILLLTLAIRCLERMADHATNIGQRVAYIVTGQRS; translated from the coding sequence GTGAAAGCTGTTATTCATGATTCCAATTCTGAAAAATCACAGCCAGTACGCGCCGTTAGGCGGTTAGAACGCGATGTATTGCGTATGGGAGCTTTGGTAGAACAATCATTTCGCCTCAGTCACCAAGCATTATTTGCCCGCGATTTAACAGCAGCTGAGGAACTCCCCCGATTAGATAAAAAAATTGACCGTTTTTATAGACAAATAGAATCTGACTGTACATCAATCATGACAGTACAAGCACCCACGGCTCAAGATTTACGCTGCCTTAGTGCTTATATGCAATTAGTCAGAGATCTAGAACGCATTGGCGATTACGCCAAGGATTTAGCCAAAATCGCCATTAAAATATTTCCTTATCCACCCCATGACACTCTACCAGAGATTGCATTGATGTCTCATCATGCCCAAGCAATGTTAGCAACCAGCTTAGTGGCTTTAGCCGATTTGGATGAAGTCAGTGGACGGCGTATTAAGTATTTAGATGATGCTGTGGATAACGCTTACGAGCATCTGTATCAGATATTAGCATATCAACGAGATGTTCCAGGGATAATTGAGCCAATTCTGCTCTTAACATTAGCAATTCGTTGTCTAGAACGAATGGCAGATCATGCTACTAATATTGGTCAACGAGTAGCATACATTGTCACAGGTCAACGTTCTTAA
- a CDS encoding DUF3155 domain-containing protein: MARRRKRKSRRRQEGRRILEHVPQYSIESGEDKPVTAARKFIQAEGILPPALLLVKRNEHTTDRYFWAEKGLFGAQYVEENHFLFPSLRVLEPPAGQELVAVGSR, encoded by the coding sequence TTGGCAAGGAGACGTAAACGGAAAAGTCGTCGTCGCCAAGAAGGACGACGGATTTTAGAACACGTGCCTCAATATAGCATCGAGAGTGGCGAAGATAAACCTGTGACAGCAGCGAGAAAATTCATTCAAGCTGAGGGTATTTTGCCTCCTGCCTTGCTACTTGTAAAAAGAAACGAACACACCACAGACCGTTATTTCTGGGCTGAAAAAGGTCTGTTTGGCGCTCAATACGTAGAAGAAAATCATTTCTTGTTTCCCAGCCTGCGAGTTTTGGAACCTCCTGCTGGTCAAGAATTAGTGGCTGTGGGCAGTCGCTAA
- a CDS encoding iron uptake porin: MTKLFWNILKVSPVIAATFLSANSALAAEVNEQATSVAQLSKESNSIGQVTSVSQFSDVQPTDWAFQALQSLVERYGCIAGYPNGTYRGNRALTRYEFAAGLNACLDRVNELIATATADMVNKEDLATLQRLQEEFSAELATLRGRVDALEARTAELEANQFSTTTKLKGEAIFSVSQAFGDKQADNKEGTNPNAELDGNTTFSNRVRLSLESSFMGTDLLQTRLEAKNIIENNGVTGTNMTRLGYDGNTNNSVRVDKLNYAFNFGERIRVKIDAVGGELNENVNVFNPDFRSSGSGALSRYGRFSPIYRQANDGAGITVNFNPQGPLTLSAAYFATGRNSAANPADKNGIFDGNNTIFGQLAFKPNKAFNVGLTYARTYQKAGTTDLFGKTGSSYANGIVNNFGVPVPVVSDNYGLQATFQPSSKLTLGGWVGYTTANNQVGPEDASFFYWATTLGVKDFGRQGNTLGLIFGQPPKVTDVSNPNNILPGNFTKESGTSYHAEALYKMKISDNIMITPGLLVIFNPEHNNNNDTIYVGTLRTTFSF; this comes from the coding sequence ATGACAAAATTATTTTGGAATATCCTCAAGGTAAGTCCAGTTATTGCAGCTACATTTTTGTCTGCGAATAGCGCGTTAGCGGCTGAAGTTAACGAACAAGCAACCAGCGTTGCTCAGTTGTCCAAAGAATCAAACAGCATCGGTCAAGTAACTTCCGTTTCTCAATTTTCTGACGTACAACCTACAGACTGGGCGTTTCAAGCTTTGCAGTCTTTGGTTGAGCGTTATGGCTGTATTGCAGGTTATCCCAACGGTACATACCGTGGTAATCGTGCTTTGACCCGATATGAATTTGCAGCTGGTTTGAATGCCTGCTTAGACCGGGTTAACGAACTGATTGCTACAGCTACCGCTGACATGGTAAACAAAGAAGATTTAGCTACCTTACAGCGTTTACAAGAAGAATTTTCTGCTGAATTAGCAACCCTGCGCGGTCGTGTTGATGCTTTAGAAGCTCGTACTGCTGAATTAGAAGCTAATCAATTCTCCACCACCACCAAGCTGAAGGGTGAGGCTATTTTCAGCGTGTCTCAGGCATTTGGTGATAAGCAAGCTGATAATAAAGAAGGTACCAATCCTAATGCTGAATTAGACGGCAACACCACTTTTTCTAACCGGGTGCGCCTGAGCTTAGAAAGTAGCTTCATGGGTACAGATCTGTTGCAAACCCGTTTGGAAGCGAAAAATATCATCGAAAACAATGGCGTTACAGGCACTAACATGACCCGTTTGGGTTATGACGGTAATACTAATAATAGTGTCAGAGTTGACAAACTAAACTACGCTTTCAACTTTGGGGAAAGAATTCGTGTCAAGATTGATGCTGTTGGTGGTGAGTTGAATGAAAACGTCAACGTCTTCAACCCTGATTTTAGAAGCAGTGGTTCAGGCGCTCTCTCCCGTTATGGACGTTTCAGCCCCATCTATCGCCAAGCTAATGACGGTGCAGGTATAACTGTTAACTTTAATCCTCAAGGCCCATTGACTTTAAGTGCAGCTTATTTTGCTACAGGTAGGAATAGTGCTGCTAATCCTGCTGATAAGAACGGGATTTTCGATGGTAATAACACTATTTTCGGGCAGTTAGCTTTCAAGCCAAATAAAGCTTTCAATGTTGGTTTAACCTATGCTCGCACTTATCAGAAAGCCGGTACAACAGACCTGTTTGGCAAAACAGGAAGTTCCTACGCCAATGGTATTGTGAATAATTTCGGCGTTCCTGTTCCTGTTGTATCGGACAACTACGGTTTGCAAGCTACCTTCCAACCAAGTTCTAAATTGACTCTTGGTGGTTGGGTTGGTTACACCACAGCAAACAACCAGGTTGGACCTGAAGATGCAAGCTTTTTTTATTGGGCTACTACCCTGGGTGTGAAAGACTTCGGTAGACAAGGTAACACCTTAGGTCTAATCTTCGGTCAACCTCCTAAAGTTACTGATGTTAGCAATCCTAATAACATTCTTCCTGGTAATTTTACGAAAGAATCTGGTACTTCTTATCATGCAGAGGCTCTCTACAAAATGAAAATTTCCGACAACATTATGATTACCCCCGGTTTGCTAGTAATCTTTAATCCTGAACACAACAATAATAACGACACCATCTATGTAGGTACTCTACGTACTACATTCAGCTTCTAA
- a CDS encoding GAF domain-containing sensor histidine kinase, which produces MLMSASSDFIALCREQISLLTQGLGASLSVVYLTQELVETSTGEAQLIPVVVYPETSVLRTRDQLAETALGKQIQFDSVLRLPNQQGKLLTAGSVLPTPLQESANKDSAQPNLEDEEIFCGNQIVLPLIYEGVMMGLLVTGREDRTWDEGEEREIQRIAQTIAIACILDQRRAWLEQQLHQQQIFQEAQRDLLDNLLHQFRNPLTAIRTFGKLLFKRLRPGDTNRDVATSIVRESDRLQELLQQFDQVIDLSEADLKPISLRESQVVEASVQKDVKPLLLLPGTGEKVIDCSLTDLLIPLLISTQAIAQERNLDLIADIPENLPLVRANIKALQEVLSNIIDNALKYTPAGGKIWIQAGQKRTNFQGIAISDNGPGIPPEDLEHLGERHYRGVQAQTEIPGTGLGIAIAKQLIEQMQGEIEVFSPAFNLNMNSLANPGTKFIIWLPEVKR; this is translated from the coding sequence ATGTTAATGTCTGCCAGTTCTGATTTTATTGCTCTGTGTCGAGAGCAAATATCGCTGCTAACCCAAGGACTGGGAGCGTCTTTGAGTGTTGTATATTTAACGCAGGAATTGGTAGAAACTTCTACGGGTGAGGCCCAACTAATTCCGGTGGTTGTTTACCCGGAAACTTCAGTATTAAGGACAAGGGATCAATTGGCAGAGACGGCATTAGGTAAGCAAATACAATTTGATTCGGTTTTGAGATTACCAAATCAGCAGGGGAAGTTACTGACAGCAGGATCAGTGCTTCCTACTCCTTTACAGGAATCTGCAAATAAAGATTCAGCCCAGCCCAATTTAGAAGATGAAGAGATATTCTGTGGTAATCAAATTGTTTTACCGCTGATCTATGAGGGTGTGATGATGGGATTGTTGGTGACGGGGAGGGAGGACAGAACCTGGGATGAGGGAGAGGAAAGGGAAATTCAACGGATAGCCCAAACTATAGCGATCGCTTGTATTTTAGATCAACGTCGGGCTTGGTTGGAGCAGCAGTTACATCAGCAACAAATTTTCCAGGAAGCACAACGGGATTTGTTAGATAATCTTTTGCACCAGTTTCGCAACCCTTTAACCGCTATCCGCACTTTTGGGAAACTGCTATTTAAGCGACTGCGACCGGGAGATACTAACCGGGATGTAGCAACTAGTATTGTCCGAGAGAGCGATCGCTTGCAAGAATTGCTGCAACAGTTTGATCAAGTAATTGACCTCAGTGAGGCAGATTTAAAACCGATTTCTCTCAGAGAATCTCAAGTTGTGGAAGCATCTGTACAAAAAGATGTCAAGCCACTGCTATTACTGCCGGGAACAGGGGAAAAGGTAATTGATTGCTCACTAACAGATTTATTAATACCATTATTAATATCGACTCAAGCTATTGCCCAGGAGCGCAATCTCGATTTGATCGCAGATATTCCTGAAAATTTACCGTTGGTAAGAGCTAATATCAAAGCATTACAAGAAGTTTTGAGTAATATTATTGATAATGCTTTAAAGTATACCCCCGCCGGCGGTAAAATTTGGATTCAAGCAGGGCAAAAAAGAACTAATTTTCAAGGGATAGCGATTAGTGACAATGGGCCTGGTATTCCACCGGAAGACTTAGAACATCTGGGTGAAAGACATTACCGGGGTGTACAAGCACAAACAGAAATTCCTGGTACAGGTTTAGGAATTGCGATCGCAAAACAATTAATAGAACAAATGCAAGGTGAAATAGAAGTTTTCAGCCCTGCATTTAACTTAAACATGAACTCACTTGCAAACCCAGGAACGAAGTTTATTATCTGGCTACCTGAAGTTAAACGCTAG